The nucleotide window AACCGGATGGATCCGGCCAGGACCGGGAAGACGGAGAAGGGCGACGTCGAATGAGCGCCCGCGACGAGACCCTCGCCCGCATCGCCAGAAACCGCCCCAAGGGCGATTATCCGCTTCCCCCGATACCGGATTTCACGCCCCTGGTCGGCGACGACCTCGTGGCGGAATTCGGCGAGCGCCTGAAGCGCATGGGCGGACGGATCGGCTCGCCGGAAGACGGGGATGCCTTCGCCTCCGTGCGCGAGCGACTGGCATCCGCACAGGTCATCGCCTCCGCGGTGCCCGAAATCGCCGGCAACCGCGACCTCTCGCAGGTCGCATTGCCCAAGGATCTCGCCGACGTGGATGTCGCCATCGTCCGCGCGGTGTTCGGAGTTGCTGAGACCGGGTCCGTCCTCTTCACCGAGGAAGAGCTCCGGGTGAATTCGGTGGCGTACCTCGCCCAGCATCTCGTCGTCCTGCTCGATCCGGCCGACATCCTCGTCAACATCCAGGCGGCCTACCGCCGACCCGACTTCGCGTCCGCCGCCTATGCCGTGCTGCATACCGGCCCCTCGGCGACGGCCGATATCGAAGGGGTGCTGATCCATGGGGCGCAAGGCGTGCGCTCACTGACCGTGATCCTGCTCCCGCGTTCGTGACGGGAATGGACGCCAGGATCGGACACGAGACGCGGAGAGGGGCGCCGTGCATGGATATGTTCGCCAGAAGCGACAAAGCTTAGCCTCCACCGGAGGATCTTTGTGGCTGTGGCGGGCGTAATCCTTGCTAGGTCTTCGGCAACGGAGGAAGGAGCTTCCATGCGCTACACGCTCGGCTGCAGTCTGTCTTATAACATACTGTCG belongs to Methylobacterium sp. 77 and includes:
- a CDS encoding LUD domain-containing protein — translated: MSARDETLARIARNRPKGDYPLPPIPDFTPLVGDDLVAEFGERLKRMGGRIGSPEDGDAFASVRERLASAQVIASAVPEIAGNRDLSQVALPKDLADVDVAIVRAVFGVAETGSVLFTEEELRVNSVAYLAQHLVVLLDPADILVNIQAAYRRPDFASAAYAVLHTGPSATADIEGVLIHGAQGVRSLTVILLPRS